Proteins encoded together in one Calditrichota bacterium window:
- the sufC gene encoding Fe-S cluster assembly ATPase SufC: MNHLEVRGLHVAVEGKEILRGLDLTVPVGEVHAIMGPNGGGKSTLSSAIMGHPKYEVTGGDILWKGDSLLELEPDERAKKGLFLAFQYPQEIYGVSVNNFLRLAMTERFGQTPSFKEFDAEMKKWLQLLDIRPEFTKRYLNEGFSGGEKKRNEILQMGMLKPEMAIMDETDSGLDIDALKIVANGVNSMRGEGFGALVITHYQRLLDYIVPDVVHILVNGRIVKSGDKSLALQLEKEGYDWVKDEVAA, from the coding sequence TTGAACCATCTTGAAGTGCGCGGCCTGCATGTCGCGGTAGAAGGGAAGGAAATTCTTCGTGGCCTGGACCTGACGGTTCCGGTGGGCGAAGTACATGCGATCATGGGGCCCAACGGCGGTGGCAAGTCGACTTTGTCCTCAGCCATCATGGGACATCCCAAATACGAAGTGACCGGAGGTGATATTCTCTGGAAGGGGGATAGCCTTCTCGAGTTGGAGCCGGATGAGCGCGCCAAGAAGGGTCTTTTCTTGGCGTTTCAATATCCTCAGGAAATTTACGGCGTTTCCGTGAACAACTTCTTGCGTTTGGCAATGACTGAGCGATTCGGGCAAACCCCGAGCTTTAAGGAATTTGATGCCGAAATGAAGAAATGGCTTCAGCTGTTGGACATTCGACCTGAATTCACGAAGCGCTATTTGAACGAAGGGTTCTCGGGTGGCGAGAAGAAGCGCAACGAGATTCTGCAAATGGGAATGTTGAAACCTGAGATGGCGATCATGGACGAAACCGATTCTGGTCTCGACATTGACGCCCTCAAGATTGTAGCCAACGGCGTAAACAGCATGCGCGGAGAAGGATTCGGCGCGCTTGTGATCACCCACTATCAGCGTCTGCTCGACTACATCGTTCCCGACGTCGTACATATTCTGGTCAACGGCCGTATCGTCAAGTCCGGAGACAAATCGCTTGCGCTCCAGCTTGAAAAGGAAGGTTACGACTGGGTGAAAGACGAAGTCGCAGCTTAA